The Theobroma cacao cultivar B97-61/B2 chromosome 1, Criollo_cocoa_genome_V2, whole genome shotgun sequence genome contains the following window.
atatacATCAAACATTGATTTGGAGATTACATATCTCATGAAcataagtaaaatttttttttaaaaaaaattaagtatacCTTTTCAGACTTGCAAAGATCAAGTAACTTAAGCTGCATATCCTCTACCCACACCATTATGTAATTGTGAAACAAAGTCTTTGAGTCTACACCTTCCTGCACAGAACTGAAGCAGGCAGAAGATAGCGTGTAAGACACAGACCTTCAACTCTATATTAGGTCATAATCCGAATTCATACAAGTTCCAGGGCATCAGATGGCAAAACTAAAGTATTTTATTCTAGCATATACAAAGAGGGATTTTAATCACACACCTGATGTTCCATGACTCAAGATCCCTCTCAAAATCTGCAATTGCAATCAAAAGTTCATTAACATGTGATGCAGGACTAGATGGAGGCCATGCAGCAAGGAAACCAGTAAGCCTGTTACACAACTCCGTGCTGTATACTGCAGCTGTGATGTTTGACAGGTCAATTGAACTGGAACAGAGGAATGTGTGTTAGAACGCATCATACAATAAACTAGCTACTGACTAAAAGCTAACTGAAATTTTAGCACACATTTgaaaaaagtaataataatcAATGAATGCCATTTCATGAGTTGCACACGAAATCTATTAGTATCTCACATGATTTCAAAACCTTCATGAATaagctttttaatttttatccaTAAAACGTGCCTGTACCTGGGGAGTATATGCTGATTGTGGATCTTGATGTCTGCCTGAATCTCTTTACTAATGTTTATACACAGATTCTTCATCTTCAGATAAGCTGTTGAGATGGTAATTGTGTCCAAGAGAAAACCTTCAGAGTTGCTTGAAACAAACTCATCAGTCTCAATCATGTGCTTCCGACACCTTTTTTTTGCTGCAGTCTGCAAAATGTTATCATCACTAGCATTATAAATTTGTTTAGTGTATCAAAACAAAGAGCAGAACAAGACAATCCTGCTATTGCTTTAATACatggaagaaaataaacatCAGAATTCGACAATGTCTTCCTTTACTGCAGCCATATCTAAATTTTCTGGTAAACTATCATGGAGGCATAGAAAATAttagtaaaataatttacaaggACATTCCAGTAATGCTGCATAAGCAATTTTCCTTTCCATTAATCACAtacattaatatttaaatccCCGTgtatctaattaattaaatgagttaaCAGAACAAAAGGCCGCTTTAAACAAGAATGCTAGGCTGGTTGTGGATGAACCTTTCATTCACATCACATTATCCAAAAATGGTGGCAATTTGATTCTGTGTAATAGAAAGTTCAGTCATTATTGACAAACTGAAATTACCTGCAAATAGTTTCTCAACATAGTCTGAGCATCAGGAGATAGTATATCATGAAGAAGAGTGTATACTTTAACAGCAGGAGCTAGAGCTGGTGCTGCAGTCTCTTGGGTTGGGCCAAACAAGTCTGCTAGCCCTGTAGGAGATTTTTCATCTAATGACTTGTAGTTCTCAAAAGCATTTGCCAAGAGACTCTCAATTTGTGTTTCACAATCAAGCAATATGCTTTTCTGGAAGAGAGCAGGCAGGGGTTATACAGCGTGAGCCATCTCAGAAAAACATAGTTACATTAAAATTTCTGAAGCATACAAGTATCAAACACATTTCATTTGCAGAATGAATGGAAGCACATAATCCTACTGTATATCATTTGGAGATGCAGCAAATCCAACCACTCTCCAATAGTGATTTCACAAAATGGTGATACACTTTCCATGACAAtagaagaaaactaaaaattaaggACACATCTGAAGTTTTGACTTCCAAAAAATGACAGCGAAGCAAGATTCCaggataaataaattaactttTCCTAAATTGTGTTAAAAATTCAGGATATGGAAAACTGGCAGCCCACAATAGCTTCTTGCTTCAAGGACATAGAGAGCACAGTTAGATTTAGGTGTCAAATTAATTCAGTCAGTCACAATGATTCATGTCAAATATATGATCACTGTaactatttaattaatcaacaaaTTAGGACACATCTGAAAATtttactttcaaaaaaaaaatcacagtGATGCTAGATTCCCGGCctaaaaatttgacaaatgaaAGATCCTCTCAGATAACTTTTCCTAGATTACTGTTAAAACTTCAGGACATAAAAACTGGCAGCACACAAATGATTCTTGCTCCAAGGGCATAGAGAGCAAAGTTAGATTTAGCTGGCAAATTAATTCCGTTGGTCACAATGATTCATGTCAAATATATGATCACTGTAATTATTTAAAACCCAACATTGATATAAAACCGTAAGCACCATCTGATTATCTAATCGTTCAACAAATCAAGGATTCAAGGTTGATTGAATTGATGTCCCTTTTTAGATAAGGACCCACACAAGtgattttcttcatatatgaCAAAGTCATGGCTTGTGAAACCTCAATATAACTTATCATTATTAGTAGCATAGGTAATTGCTAAAGAGCATTGTATGTTACCCTTGGCAAATACATTCTTATGCCATGGGAATTGGGAAATGGACCAGTAGCTCAAGACAAGTGAAGCGATGCTCTAAAGGAACCTCTAATTATCATCATTCTTTAGCCACATCATGTCAGAGATAATTTGAACCACAATAATATCATCTatgagttcatttttaaagtaattGATGCAATCTGTAATCAGAGATGCCTACCTCCTGTCTTGTCAAGCTTTTCTCACTCCTTGCCTTTAAAATAGGTACAAGCAACTCATGCACGAGCTCTAAACAGTCTTTTGTTGGTGTGGCCACATTCATGACATGTAACAGATACCTacaaagaaaccaaaaagagTTAATACATTACAAGGAAATTGCAAGGAGCAtgatagaaataatgatgattgcAAACAAAAGTTATACTTAGAACTACCTCAATTTTGTATATGAATCAGAAACGCCATAGTAGTCTGCAAACTCAGTCAATAGCCACTGCCAAGGTCCTTGTAACCTCAAGTTTTGGGAATGGAAATGCTGTGCACGCATTGAAGCCTCCAGGAGTAGATCGTAGGCTAGCGTCTCCACAACGGGTGCACtctaaaaaaggaaaacaaaatagGTGAAGAAAACTCATGCATGCTCACCCATATGTTTACACACTTATAGACATACTTAAACAATGAAGTCCAGTTCCACAGAACTGCCCATGCAATACGAACAGAAATTCTTGCTGTAGATCTTGAAAACTGAGTAACTAACTACTATTTAAATAGTagccaaattaaaataaaaaaatcactgTGCTAGTCAGCGTTCAAGAATTATCATTAAGCATCTGATgcttaaacaaattaaatcaatcaaATCTGTAATATCATTCAGCTTCTAAAACTCAGAGGAACCACATATCTAGCATTTAACGTACAGAAAAGTTGAACCACCCCAAAAATAACTCCAGAAATTttaataatcataaaattCTATAGATGAAAATTTTACACCTTAAATGCACACAACTGCTTTTATAAAATCAGACTTCAATACATTGGAGACTAAAAAGActattttcaatcaaattcCATGCAGCACATCTAGTTCTTTTATCACCAATTGTCACTTATAATTAAGTCAATTAAATTGTTATGATATTTGAAAACTGGAAGAATCAAAATCCTCTAAGTAGTTCTAATGAAATATGTTCACCAGAGTAGATGATGAAAAATACCTTTATCTGACTCGTCTCATCACAAGTAATTGTACTTCCAATAGATAGCTGGATCTTCCCAACACATTCTTCATCGTCATGGTATATGGGCCACCATCTGATTCTATCATTCTGTACAGGATAGTCAATCAAATCCAATTATACTGATTAGTCAATCACATTATGTTATAGGTGGATGGTGTTTATCCCTTAAAAAACCAGATTGTTGAAGATAGCAGACAACACATACGGGATTATCAGTCAAGGATGAAACTGGAATTGTTGTTCGGCCCTGGACtgatttctttttatcttgGACTTCCACCAAAAGAGCATCAGCTTCAGTCTCTGGGAAACTAAAAGTACATGCAATTGTAAGATTTTTCTACCATTCAGAGCATAACTCATCTTAGAATATCAAGAATGAATTCAAGTATGATATGGGCACATAAAACTAACTTTATAGCTTATGAGTTATTATAAGTGATTAAACTTGCTGCCAGCCAAAGACTACCAGCCCAGGTCTAAAATATAAGATAGCAACTTACAAGACATGGTAGTCACCACACCCAGGGTGCAAGCAGATTGTGGAACTTGGTTCAACTTTGGTGTCTTCCGTAGTACTCTTTAGCTGGAATAAGCAAGATAATGGTTCTGCAAATATGAAGAGACAACAGATTAGTTGTGCAAGAACATTAAGGTAGGGAAGTTACAAAGAAGTATGTAGTTCATGTCTTTGTTAAGAGTAGGAGCAATGActgaaaaatttttgtttagtCGGTGGGCAGATTTTATTGAGAAAgtcataataaaattaaatttttaaaagagtttaatcaGAACAATGATaacttcaaaattcaaagcaGCAACAGTCAAGTCGTCACTTGTTATAGATGGAAGTTTCATCGTAAGCTCAAAATATAAGATTATTTTATCACTcattaattaactaatataGGTTCAATTCAATATATTCATAGCAAATACAAACCTTCAGATGTCACTGAAAATGAGgctattttaagagaattcaTGCCAGTTTTCACAAGTGATGAGACGTGTCGGACATAGTCCGCTCCCACTTGCATGTACATTGCACTTCGCTGTGAATATGTGCTTTTAAGTTTCCGCCTTGGGATTATGCGAAGTTTCTTCACTGCAATTATCCAACATCTACAACTTAGGTTTTATATAAGAGAAGTTTTTCTGCAAAAAGAATCCTCAAATTGCAAGAGACTGAAAACATATGgaatgaaatatttaaaaataatgaatttgtAAATGTATTGTAATGGACAGAAATTCCATAAGCCTGCCCATCCTTCCAAATATCAAATTTGTATATATAGTTGCCATATAACCTTTGGCCTTACCTTCCACTCTTATTTTTCCAGCAACCTTCTTTGCCTTCAATGAAAATTGTTCCACATTCTTAGTAGTGCTCACTTCTACTGGTTGTACACCTCGTGGTTGCAACAAAAATTTGTGTAGACTATAaattacaagaaaaagaaaaaccttgaGAGATCCTTGAAAGGCTAATGGGACaactttaatttcaaaacaatagacAGAACCTACCCAAAGGCACTTCGGAGTAGAAGGCACTCATCACGCAGAAACTCAGGCGCCTCGGGGCAACCTCTTGCCCATTCATATAGACACAACCGTATGCATGCATCATAAGCGATTAAAGTCTGCCAGGCATATTGACCACTGCAATAACATATTTACAGGATGAAGAATATAAGACTAAGTGGTTCATAACACTAACATTTTCAACAAACATCATCTTAGTATTAATAAAAACTCAATATAGATTGCACCTGGCATTATAATGATGTAAGTCATCAGATGTGTTACTTTGCCAATAAGggattttttcttctttgtctcCATTCACGGTCTCATTTACTCTGCACAAGACAATGgtaaagaaattttagaaatgatAGCATGAtctaaaaccaaaaagaaagaaggaaaaggttTTTCATCACAGGCTTCCACGTGAATTGTGCATAATGAAATTGAAGACTAcagcacctttcttcaccaagcTCAGCGCAATTAAATGATCGAGATTTAGAATCTGCTAAGCCTTCTTTATTGCCATCAAAATGATCTGCTTGCACTGATTTGTATATTCCATCCTGAATTTGCTCAGTTTCTTCTTCAACCTCCATGTCACTCCCTTCTCTTCCAATATCCAATATAGGAGGTGCACTTGGTGTGCCCAAATCTTCAACCTCTTTAAATGTACTCTTAACATGACTAGGAATAGTTGTTCCCTACAGTCAGcatcaaccaaaaaaaatccCAAGAAAAAGCTAAGTTTTAGTTAATCCACAGAAGCAACCAAAAATCTTCTTTTCAAAGCAAAACCAGTCATTCCAAATccatattaagaaaaattaaagattatgTAAAGTAAAAGCAGCAAAATCATATTTGGTTAAAAATGAgcaaatgtttaaattttaacacCAATCAAGACATAAAAAACCATCCTTTTTTATTAACGCATGTCTTCGTTCCAAAGCAAAACCAATCATACCAAATTcatattaagaaaataaaagattatgtaAAGTAAAAGCAGCAAAATCATATTGGGTTAAAAATAAgcaaatgtttaaattttaacacCAATCAAGACATAAAAAACCATCCTTTTCTGTTAATGTATGTCTTGCTTTTCACTTCGaaaagcacaaaaaaaaaatagtaaaagtaacaagacaaagaagaaggcaaagcaacaaaaaaaaaaaaaaaaagaagtaaaagtAACAAGCAAAGGAAGCCAAAAAAGATACCAAAACTTTCTCCTTACATGGGCATTATGTACTTGAACTCGTTCCCGGAGTCCAAAAATACCTCCAATACCAGCAGAAGTATAATTTTTCTCAGCAAAATCTCTAACACCCAAATCACCATCAGTAAATCTCCTATTAGTATCGGGCAATTCAACTTTCAAATTCTGCTTTGAAAACCCTCTACTCAAATTCGAGCTACACTTATTACTCCTAAACACATCCTCTTCGTCTGAAAAATTCCCATTCGCAGAATCTCCACCGCCAATATCGTCAGAAACTGAAGCTACGCTTTCGTCGTCGTCCTCGTCTATCAGACTATGAGGTCCAAGCAAGCCAGAGCGGAATTTGAGAGGAGGAGGCAAAATATGGGGGGAAAAAAGAGGGGCAGTGTTGTAAATAAGAGGGGATTTGGGGAATGAGTCGTGAGGTGATAGTTTTTCTGTTAATGGCGATCTAATTCTTGGTTCTTGATCTGTTTCTTTGCCCTGCAAAAGCAGTCAAATTTTATTGGAAAACCAAAGGCAACAGAAGTGAAAGAGaagcaaaagggaaaaaagaaaatacctGGTTGATCCAGTTGATTGCTGATTCGTCTAAGCCTTCGGTGAACATTATCAGCCCTGTCTTCTTAGCTGacagagaaagagggagctttgAGTTAAGATCGGAGGCACTGAGGAAGAAGAGAAATAGGAGCTGAGAGTTGAAGCAAGgcaaaaaggaaaggaaaatgaaaggaGCGGTCTTTCTGCTTTCTTTTTGGGATCTTTCGAAAATGGTAACGGCTAGtttgaccttttttttttttttttccgcTTTCCTTGTAAAGGACTCTTTTATGTCTAATTCTCTCTTTCCGACTTTGATAATACCCGTATAAATTGTTCCTCTACaccttaattttcttttcttttttctttttaaaaaattctactaaggttcatttttaaaagtaaatcaattgatattgtatttatttttagattttattatcAAGTAGTTTAAGGAAACTCtttaatattacaaaattatatattatattttattttaagacaTTGAAAAATCGTTAcattaatagtttatttttgtatttaatacAAGAATAATACTATTAAATAGTACtttaattaactttaaaaaaaaatctacttttcttttcattttatgCATGAaagttataatattataatatataatattccATAGTCAATCACTtacttgaaaacaaaaagaaaaacttaatTATGATAAAACTAGTAGCTTACGAACTTGTTTACATTTTCCATATATTAGTTAGAGCTATTAAACTAATGTGATAGGTAGATATTTCATTTTGTTCagatttatttttgtaaattttgaaattaaattagattaaggtcatttttttataattaatttaatttttaatttttaattttttagacttatttttagttgaatttTAATTGGATTAGTTATTGAATAAATGAACCTCGAGCTTAACTATCCAAATTTgcaatcaatccaacatcatggaaaatacaaaaatataaaagtaaaatactCTCACTTCTTAACTTTTAACTGTAAATCTAGACgggtttattagtttttgaaatagacgttttgtacaaaaaaaatatattcttttaaacatataaatttaACCGTTAGCCAACTGTTAATATTTCTATTAATTTAATGATGtgatattattaaaataataattttactctttattaattgtaaaaattactattacataaaatttgtttaccaaaaaacaaatttatggGAAGCATCGATCTAGTGCTCCCAACCATGTTCGTGATATTATTTGGGACATTCTTACTTGTGcatttttctccttcttcttcctttcttcgccatattggttttgaattgaTTCCGTAGAAGAGTAAGTGGATGCACAGAAGCATCACGTCTTTAATGACTTAAACAGCTCAAACAACACAAAAGCAAAATGACAAATTGTTCACACAAAACATGATAAATTTGGGTCAACACCTGCCCAGGtacaattaaatcataatcTTGTCCTTCTCTTGCGATAAACaagtttaatttcattgaattttattaGGGATGTCAACGGGTCTGGGTACTCTATAATTTTAAGGTACCCGAACCCTAatcctattaaaaattaattaccaTAATCTTATTAACTACtcgaataatttaaaaattactacctTAACCTTAATCTTAATACATTCCTACTATCCTATAATTACCTTAACCCGTTTAAATACcctattaaataaaaagattattaaaatcttctaTATATCCAATTACACAATTAACTTTTCTAATTTCATAACTTCTTTTtagatttatatgttataagtttatataaataaaggtttatatactgtaattaataattttatgagttataatttttgcaatgttaatacaaaataaaaagtaaatatatttatatttaaaaNttattaatcaaaatgaaattaataaaaatttttaaacaatttataatttaaaataaatgatttcaatcataaatcatatataaactaaaaaatatataaaaacaaaattatatatattaaaagacattacaggttaattaataataatagtttcgtgaattaatttaattaattataaaattttgttcttaatttaatgaaattaaaaaaaatatatttaggtTCTAAAACTATTCCAATCTCAAAAGCtttctttaagtatatatattacaagattatataaataatggtatacatattataattaataattttataagacataatttttataatgttaatacaaataaaagtaaatatgtttatgttaaaagtatatatataatagtacttatattcctttataatataatataatattcaaattatttaaatataattaacaatttaataattttttaatttaaatatattaatgtcatcatattaataattagaataaccatacttttcatatatttattagtttttaacaaaaaaaaattgcttgtAAAGTTAATagaaattgtaaatttttaatttaattattaaactaataataaaaaattaataaatattaattggGTTCAAGTAACTATTACCCAAGGGGTGATACCCGAACCCGATTCAAGTAGTGAAATCACTATCCGAACCCTTTTATGAAATACCCTAACCCTGTGTAACCGGATAGGGTACTCGCGGGTATCCTATAATAAAGTACCCATTCACATCCCTAAATTTTATCatcatattttcaatttcattgaCTTTTGGACAAAACGTTAccgaattaaaatatttcttgaaatattctatttatttaagtgataaattttaatcgattcatactttttctccataaatcaacaaaattaaaactatagtaacaaaatttaatgaaattaaagtaTAATGACAAAATTCAACATTAACTCATAATATGGTAACAAATATAATGTTAATCCCaaagtttttataaaattggTATTCTCTTTTTGGAATATAAATTGTGGATgccaaatataaaataatatgttCAATAATGAATACAGGTATctctatttaaaaatatatatcggatttaaatttctcttttccataacattattaaaaaaagaaaaagtagttGGCATGTggtatatatagatatatgtaACGTTGAAAACAACAATCCACAGTCCACGTGCAGAACGCAAAATACATATGACATAAGAATAGAAAAGGAGAAGAACCTTGCCGTTGCTGCTATGCAGTACCAAATTTTACACCTCACTCTCTAATCAATCAATCACTGTTCATAGTCTCTGGTACAATGTACTTCCTTCACTTCATTGTCTCCACTTTTAAGCTCCTCCCAGGAAAGAAATTGACAATGAGAAAGATAGAAAGTGTGAGAGCAATAATTTAATCAATGTATTTCacaatataaagaaaatcttTTTGGTAATAATGGCCTTTGCCTTGACGCTGACTTTTTAAAGGCCAAACAATTCCCATTTGAAGTTTGAGAACCGTACTTAAACCCAGAGAAAACCACACCCTGCGGACTGTGATTACAAACAAAAACCAAGCACTGAAGAGCTGCCTGCTTCCACGTTTCCTTTCATGCATCAGACTCAACTGAAACCAGAAGTCTCCCTGTAGGTGATTCACTGCAACACCACCGCTTCCATTCACTCCACGACACCTCCGCCCTCCGTACACCTCATGTACGCCCCCACGTGTGCATGTTCCATCACTTCTCAGGTAAGCATATCAATCTCCCTCCCCCACTCCCACCCCCACTCCCCCCTTCCCCCGCTCTCCTCGATTTCTTCTCCTTGCTTGTCCTGGTTCAAAAGTCTCACTTCCACTCTTTTTTACCAATATCAAGATAATTACAAAGCAGCCGTTGTGTCTGCCTTTGGATTGTT
Protein-coding sequences here:
- the LOC18612545 gene encoding uncharacterized protein LOC18612545 isoform X2, whose amino-acid sequence is MFTEGLDESAINWINQGKETDQEPRIRSPLTEKLSPHDSFPKSPLIYNTAPLFSPHILPPPLKFRSGLLGPHSLIDEDDDESVASVSDDIGGGDSANGNFSDEEDVFRSNKCSSNLSRGFSKQNLKVELPDTNRRFTDGDLGVRDFAEKNYTSAGIGGIFGLRERVQVHNAHGTTIPSHVKSTFKEVEDLGTPSAPPILDIGREGSDMEVEEETEQIQDGIYKSVQADHFDGNKEGLADSKSRSFNCAELGEERVNETVNGDKEEKIPYWQSNTSDDLHHYNASGQYAWQTLIAYDACIRLCLYEWARGCPEAPEFLRDECLLLRSAFGLHKFLLQPRGVQPVEVSTTKNVEQFSLKAKKVAGKIRVEVKKLRIIPRRKLKSTYSQRSAMYMQVGADYVRHVSSLVKTGMNSLKIASFSVTSEEPLSCLFQLKSTTEDTKVEPSSTICLHPGCGDYHVFFPETEADALLVEVQDKKKSVQGRTTIPVSSLTDNPNDRIRWWPIYHDDEECVGKIQLSIGSTITCDETSQIKSAPVVETLAYDLLLEASMRAQHFHSQNLRLQGPWQWLLTEFADYYGVSDSYTKLRYLLHVMNVATPTKDCLELVHELLVPILKARSEKSLTRQEKSILLDCETQIESLLANAFENYKSLDEKSPTGLADLFGPTQETAAPALAPAVKVYTLLHDILSPDAQTMLRNYLQTAAKKRCRKHMIETDEFVSSNSEGFLLDTITISTAYLKMKNLCINISKEIQADIKIHNQHILPSSIDLSNITAAVYSTELCNRLTGFLAAWPPSSPASHVNELLIAIADFERDLESWNISSVQEGVDSKTLFHNYIMVWVEDMQLKLLDLCKSEKVPWSGVTTNHSTSPFAEEMYEKIKDSLSGYEVVINRWPQYSLVLENAVANVERAIVKALEKQYNDILTPLKDSIPKRLNMHVQKLTRRQSTALYSVPSQLGIFLNTVKRILDVLHCKVEDILKSWASYLPLMGDKKLLFGEQMNGITVMLRTKYKNYLQATVEKLVNNTQANRNTRLKRILEEIKEEDGEAEIRERMQMLSSQLIDSISNLHEVFTSRIFVATCRGFWDRMGQIVLKFLEGRKENRVWYNGSYFALGRLQGNLLQEKDLEPPRSVIEARSILCRDTANATDASTYFYV
- the LOC18612545 gene encoding uncharacterized protein LOC18612545 isoform X1 — translated: MFTEGLDESAINWINQGKETDQEPRIRSPLTEKLSPHDSFPKSPLIYNTAPLFSPHILPPPLKFRSGLLGPHSLIDEDDDESVASVSDDIGGGDSANGNFSDEEDVFRSNKCSSNLSRGFSKQNLKVELPDTNRRFTDGDLGVRDFAEKNYTSAGIGGIFGLRERVQVHNAHGTTIPSHVKSTFKEVEDLGTPSAPPILDIGREGSDMEVEEETEQIQDGIYKSVQADHFDGNKEGLADSKSRSFNCAELGEERVNETVNGDKEEKIPYWQSNTSDDLHHYNASGQYAWQTLIAYDACIRLCLYEWARGCPEAPEFLRDECLLLRSAFGLHKFLLQPRGVQPVEVSTTKNVEQFSLKAKKVAGKIRVEVKKLRIIPRRKLKSTYSQRSAMYMQVGADYVRHVSSLVKTGMNSLKIASFSVTSEEPLSCLFQLKSTTEDTKVEPSSTICLHPGCGDYHVFFPETEADALLVEVQDKKKSVQGRTTIPVSSLTDNPNDRIRWWPIYHDDEECVGKIQLSIGSTITCDETSQIKSAPVVETLAYDLLLEASMRAQHFHSQNLRLQGPWQWLLTEFADYYGVSDSYTKLRYLLHVMNVATPTKDCLELVHELLVPILKARSEKSLTRQEKSILLDCETQIESLLANAFENYKSLDEKSPTGLADLFGPTQETAAPALAPAVKVYTLLHDILSPDAQTMLRNYLQTAAKKRCRKHMIETDEFVSSNSEGFLLDTITISTAYLKMKNLCINISKEIQADIKIHNQHILPSSIDLSNITAAVYSTELCNRLTGFLAAWPPSSPASHVNELLIAIADFERDLESWNISSVQEGVDSKTLFHNYIMVWVEDMQLKLLDLCKSEKVPWSGVTTNHSTSPFAEEMYEKIKDSLSGYEVVINRWPQYSLVLENAVANVERAIVKALEKQYNDILTPLKDSIPKRLNMHVQKLTRRQSTALYSVPSQLGIFLNTVKRILDVLHCKVEDILKSWASYLPLMGDKKLLFGEQMNGITVMLRTKYKNYLQATVEKLVNNTQANRNTRLKRILEEIKEEDGEAEIRERMQMLSSQLIDSISNLHEVFTSRIFVATCRGFWDRMGQIVLKFLEGRKENRVWYNGSYFALGILDDTFASQMQRLQGNLLQEKDLEPPRSVIEARSILCRDTANATDASTYFYV